In Nostoc sp. UHCC 0926, a single genomic region encodes these proteins:
- a CDS encoding tetratricopeptide repeat protein — protein sequence MSGKLATYLVQFPQPSGVEMNVHLVLDEKPTRQDQKLKTLSKYIQKYPQGWKKRLELADLLYTMGSWEQAIAQYRQVIERSPQLISVRLQLGKILQMMKREAEAIELYGSALTLSCNQGTQHHINGLIAVCKGESQKAIIAFDSAADLEPDKIVHWLALGQVQKGRENPIGALRAFSRVLSLNPEDIVALIHSYDMLMAVGDFQEARQRLSKAIALAPDDFRVLQRQLDQRCGMGLVSGEEGKQTKKLIGSVLRQTPHAAEAYKSLAYYHIYRGDWAQGVGVLAEFTEEHPNNPSGWYYYGQCLFHTGENQAAAEMMLKAYGLYPDDCEIYRALCKILPIEPHPLRFSDQEKGARKQGGNVNLALIVEEMLKRFSERWSVWATAGRVLVESFKEIERGCSVSVQGTQLQPELPDAWFRHGRVLALALKHQEAVEALQQGWQLLPKVGCSLQSVPAAVWLGESYQVLGDHAASRKWWQEACLQVKELMTFNPATADYWQGRALERLGDTLGAMEAYRNALNLQLFYPPRREVEGAVKRLQAMVQKSSRA from the coding sequence ATGTCTGGAAAGCTTGCAACATACTTGGTACAGTTCCCCCAGCCTTCTGGGGTGGAGATGAATGTTCATCTGGTTTTAGACGAAAAGCCAACTAGGCAAGATCAGAAGTTAAAAACATTAAGTAAGTACATCCAGAAGTATCCCCAAGGATGGAAAAAACGATTAGAATTGGCTGATTTGCTGTACACAATGGGAAGTTGGGAGCAGGCGATCGCACAGTATCGCCAAGTTATTGAGCGATCGCCTCAATTGATCAGTGTGCGGCTGCAACTGGGGAAAATCTTGCAGATGATGAAACGAGAGGCAGAGGCTATAGAGCTATATGGGAGTGCCTTAACATTATCCTGTAATCAAGGGACTCAGCACCATATAAACGGATTGATTGCTGTCTGTAAAGGTGAAAGTCAAAAAGCAATCATCGCTTTTGATTCTGCGGCTGACCTAGAACCTGACAAAATAGTTCACTGGCTGGCATTGGGACAGGTGCAGAAGGGGAGAGAAAATCCGATTGGGGCTTTACGAGCCTTTTCACGGGTTTTGTCGCTCAACCCAGAGGATATTGTGGCCTTAATTCACAGCTATGACATGCTGATGGCAGTAGGAGACTTTCAGGAAGCTAGGCAGAGGTTAAGTAAAGCGATCGCTTTAGCTCCTGATGATTTCCGGGTACTCCAACGACAGTTAGATCAGCGTTGCGGGATGGGATTGGTATCCGGTGAAGAGGGGAAGCAGACTAAAAAACTGATTGGTTCTGTGCTGCGACAGACTCCTCATGCAGCTGAAGCTTACAAATCACTGGCGTATTATCACATTTACCGAGGGGATTGGGCACAAGGGGTAGGGGTGTTAGCAGAGTTTACAGAGGAACACCCCAATAATCCTAGTGGTTGGTATTACTATGGGCAGTGCTTGTTCCACACAGGCGAAAATCAGGCGGCAGCTGAGATGATGCTCAAAGCTTATGGTTTGTATCCCGACGATTGTGAAATTTATCGGGCGTTGTGTAAGATTTTGCCTATTGAACCTCACCCCCTACGCTTCTCTGATCAGGAGAAGGGAGCAAGAAAACAAGGGGGTAATGTAAACCTAGCTTTGATAGTGGAAGAAATGCTGAAGCGGTTTTCGGAACGCTGGAGTGTTTGGGCGACGGCGGGAAGAGTGCTGGTAGAAAGTTTCAAAGAGATTGAGCGGGGGTGTAGTGTTTCTGTGCAAGGAACCCAGCTCCAGCCAGAATTACCTGATGCTTGGTTTCGTCATGGGCGGGTGTTGGCTTTGGCGCTTAAACACCAGGAAGCTGTGGAGGCGCTACAGCAAGGATGGCAGTTATTACCAAAAGTGGGGTGTTCTCTGCAATCTGTACCTGCTGCGGTGTGGCTAGGAGAGAGTTATCAGGTACTGGGAGATCATGCGGCGAGTCGGAAGTGGTGGCAAGAGGCTTGTTTGCAAGTTAAAGAACTGATGACGTTTAACCCAGCCACTGCTGATTACTGGCAAGGAAGAGCGTTAGAGAGGTTGGGGGATACTTTGGGAGCTATGGAGGCTTATCGAAATGCTTTGAATTTGCAGTTGTTTTATCCTCCTCGCAGAGAAGTTGAGGGGGCTGTGAAACGGTTGCAAGCTATGGTACAAAAAAGTTCTCGTGCTTGA
- a CDS encoding RNA polymerase sigma factor, whose amino-acid sequence MQVNFEQKAFISLAGLETKNLPAKQIRLQGLSRSDRDFWHLWEQYQDYLYSCCLQWMGGNRHDAEDLFSLAMLKAWNQWPDYANKITKPRAWLSRLIHNLCMDLHRERKREAQRIKNVEDIQFRDHAVVTSRLESPESEMFGHELRAYLRHRIESLPTRLREPFILRYCQEKSYRDIAKQLALCEDNVYKRVQQARTILQKQLSKYLAGEDDTSLDSFPPRFKWVVPMVESKPDQRVISDWEVPITTSIEEINYKVTVTCLESLQHTWYSSPSLLGWR is encoded by the coding sequence ATGCAGGTGAATTTTGAGCAAAAAGCTTTTATTTCCTTAGCAGGTCTGGAAACTAAGAACTTACCGGCAAAGCAAATACGATTACAGGGTTTGTCTAGGAGCGATCGCGACTTTTGGCACTTATGGGAGCAGTATCAAGATTATCTTTACAGTTGCTGCTTACAGTGGATGGGAGGTAATCGTCATGATGCCGAAGACTTGTTCAGCCTGGCAATGCTCAAAGCCTGGAATCAATGGCCAGACTATGCCAATAAAATCACCAAGCCCAGGGCTTGGTTGAGCCGACTCATCCACAACCTCTGCATGGATCTACATCGAGAACGTAAACGAGAGGCACAAAGGATCAAAAACGTTGAGGACATTCAATTTAGAGATCACGCAGTAGTTACTTCCAGGCTTGAATCTCCTGAGTCAGAGATGTTTGGTCATGAACTGAGGGCATACCTCCGCCATAGAATTGAGTCCTTACCCACGAGACTGCGCGAACCTTTTATCCTTCGCTACTGCCAAGAAAAGTCTTACAGAGACATTGCCAAGCAACTAGCCCTCTGTGAAGACAACGTTTACAAACGGGTTCAACAGGCGCGAACTATTCTGCAAAAGCAGTTAAGCAAATATCTGGCCGGGGAAGATGACACTTCCCTAGATTCCTTCCCACCCCGATTCAAATGGGTGGTTCCGATGGTGGAATCTAAACCTGATCAAAGGGTGATATCTGACTGGGAAGTGCCGATAACAACAAGCATTGAAGAAATTAATTACAAAGTAACCGTTACATGTCTGGAAAGCTTGCAACATACTTGGTACAGTTCCCCCAGCCTTCTGGGGTGGAGATGA
- a CDS encoding aldose epimerase family protein, translated as MFTIAVQQQQYKTYILSDETAGSQLEVVPERGGIITRWRIQGQEIFYLDTERFANPELSVRGGNPILFPICGNIPDNTYTHNGQQYTLKQHGFARDLPWEVTDQLTQDKVSLTLVLNSNEQTRAVYPFDFQVLFTYELQGNTLEIRQQYKNLSSTSLPFSTGFHPYFLTVDKTRLEFEIPSQKYQDQITKEIHPFNGNFDFSRDEIDVAFKQLTSQSAAVTDNSRKLKLTLDYSNEYPILVFWTLKGKDFYCLEPWSAPRNSLNTGENLTVLEPGSSYTASVRLTANFF; from the coding sequence GTGTTTACCATTGCAGTTCAACAGCAACAATACAAAACCTACATCCTTTCAGATGAAACCGCTGGTTCTCAACTGGAAGTTGTCCCAGAACGTGGTGGGATCATCACTCGTTGGCGTATACAGGGGCAAGAAATTTTCTACTTAGATACTGAACGCTTTGCTAATCCTGAGTTGAGCGTCCGAGGTGGAAATCCTATTTTGTTTCCGATCTGCGGCAATATACCGGATAATACTTATACTCACAATGGGCAGCAGTATACTCTCAAACAACACGGCTTTGCCCGTGATCTACCGTGGGAAGTAACTGACCAACTAACTCAAGATAAAGTTAGCCTCACCCTCGTCCTCAACAGCAACGAGCAAACACGGGCAGTTTATCCTTTTGACTTTCAAGTGCTGTTTACTTACGAACTCCAAGGTAATACTTTAGAAATTCGCCAGCAGTATAAAAATCTCTCATCCACATCACTGCCCTTTTCTACAGGTTTCCATCCTTATTTTCTAACGGTTGATAAAACTCGGTTAGAGTTTGAAATTCCTTCCCAAAAGTATCAAGACCAGATAACCAAAGAAATTCACCCCTTCAATGGTAATTTTGACTTTAGCCGCGATGAAATTGACGTTGCCTTTAAGCAGCTAACCAGTCAATCCGCCGCTGTGACAGACAACAGCCGCAAGTTGAAACTGACTCTGGATTATAGCAATGAATATCCGATTTTAGTGTTTTGGACGCTCAAAGGCAAAGATTTTTACTGTTTAGAACCGTGGAGCGCTCCCCGTAACTCCCTGAACACTGGTGAAAACCTGACTGTGTTAGAACCAGGAAGCAGCTACACGGCATCTGTGCGGTTAACAGCGAATTTTTTCTAA
- the pdhA gene encoding pyruvate dehydrogenase (acetyl-transferring) E1 component subunit alpha, whose protein sequence is MVQERTLPTFNPATTHITKEEGLRFYEDMVLGRLFEDKCAEMYYRGKMFGFVHLYNGQEAVCSGVVQSMRPGEDFVCSTYRDHVHALSAGVPAKEVMAELFGKATGCSKGRGGSMHMFSAEHRLLGGYAFVAEGIPVAAGAAFQSKYRREVLKDESADQVTACFFGDGAANNGQFFETLNMAALWKLPILFVVENNKWAIGMSHERATSQPEIYKKASVFNMVGVEVDGMDVLAVRAVAQEAVARARAGEGPTLIEALTYRFRGHSLADPDEMRSKAEKEFWFARDPIKKLAAYLLEQNLADEQEIKAIDRKIQDVIDEAVKFAESSPEPDPSELYRFVFAEDE, encoded by the coding sequence ATGGTTCAAGAGCGTACTTTACCCACATTTAATCCTGCTACTACGCACATTACTAAAGAAGAAGGATTACGGTTCTATGAGGACATGGTATTAGGGCGCTTGTTTGAAGACAAGTGCGCTGAAATGTACTACAGGGGCAAAATGTTTGGTTTTGTCCATTTGTACAACGGTCAAGAAGCCGTTTGCAGTGGTGTTGTGCAGTCAATGCGACCGGGTGAAGATTTCGTTTGCAGTACCTACCGCGACCACGTTCATGCTCTGAGTGCGGGAGTACCAGCAAAAGAGGTAATGGCAGAATTATTTGGTAAAGCCACAGGTTGCAGCAAAGGGCGCGGTGGTTCCATGCATATGTTTTCTGCCGAACATCGTTTGCTGGGTGGCTATGCTTTTGTGGCTGAGGGAATTCCTGTAGCAGCTGGAGCGGCTTTTCAAAGCAAATACCGCCGCGAAGTGCTAAAAGATGAAAGTGCTGACCAAGTGACAGCTTGCTTTTTTGGCGACGGTGCAGCTAACAACGGTCAGTTTTTCGAGACGCTAAATATGGCAGCCCTATGGAAACTGCCAATTCTGTTTGTAGTCGAAAATAATAAGTGGGCTATTGGGATGTCTCACGAGCGAGCCACTTCCCAGCCAGAGATTTATAAAAAAGCCAGTGTATTTAACATGGTGGGCGTGGAAGTAGATGGCATGGATGTACTAGCAGTCCGAGCCGTGGCCCAAGAAGCTGTAGCCCGTGCCCGTGCAGGTGAAGGTCCAACATTAATTGAGGCACTTACCTACCGCTTCCGGGGTCACTCCTTGGCAGATCCTGATGAAATGCGAAGCAAAGCTGAGAAAGAATTTTGGTTCGCCCGTGATCCAATTAAGAAGTTGGCAGCTTATTTGCTGGAGCAAAACCTGGCGGATGAGCAAGAAATCAAAGCTATTGACCGTAAAATTCAGGATGTAATCGACGAAGCGGTTAAGTTCGCCGAAAGCAGCCCTGAACCAGACCCCAGCGAATTATATCGTTTCGTGTTTGCAGAAGACGAATAA
- a CDS encoding IMS domain-containing protein has protein sequence MRIPLDYYRILGLPLAASDEQLRQAYSDRIVQLPRREYSQAAISSRKQLIEEAYVVLSDPKERSIYDQLYLAHAYDPDNLAAAAVALENRTESQKRGIDTQSLGIEIPQDELVGALLILQELGEYELVLKLGRPYLVNKNGATSARKGNNLADEEIHESAEHPDVVLTVALACLELGREQWQQGHYENAAISLETGQELLAREGLFSSVQAEIQADLYKLRPYRILELLALPQEKTAERRQGLELLQNLLEDRGGIDGTSNDESGLNIDDFLRFIQQLRNHLTVAEQHKLFEAQSKRPSAVATYLAVYALIARGFAQRQPALIRQARQMLMRLGKRQDVHLEQSLCALLLGQTEEATRVLELSQEYEALAFIREKSQDSPDLLPGLCLYAEQWLQHEVFPHFRDLANQQAFLKDYFANQQVQAYLEALPTDAETTNEWAVINPQYFPQPQRNNPHFPNNSTRTSGQFNHSRTPDPDLPETPTKQTPEYSNLLPPMWNSFGSVKSDVPTAERMSRNTNQHLNGSAKTAAPGHNQKRRRRKPTPSASRERVPDNRPQSRRPRRRRTFANTIEGKTRLVWRVFISLVSILVFWVLATTTFGWLKNLFFPTPSVRDSQLFIQINQPPIAIPDPNSKPQALDGPLTDATAEEVIRTWLSTKAAALGPNHEINNLEQILTGSALSQWRLIAQQDRSDNRYRKYDHSLKVESVEKIDLFADRAAVEATVKEATQLYENGQFQNSSNDKLRVRYDLIRERGKWRIQSISVVN, from the coding sequence GTGCGAATTCCGCTAGATTACTACCGAATTTTAGGACTACCGTTGGCGGCAAGTGATGAACAATTGCGGCAGGCATACAGCGATCGCATTGTACAATTGCCACGACGTGAGTATTCTCAGGCAGCAATTTCTTCTCGTAAACAACTCATAGAAGAAGCTTACGTGGTTTTATCAGATCCAAAAGAACGCAGTATCTACGATCAGCTTTATCTTGCCCACGCTTATGACCCTGATAACCTTGCTGCTGCCGCAGTAGCACTGGAAAATCGCACAGAGAGCCAGAAAAGGGGTATTGACACCCAGAGTCTGGGCATCGAAATTCCCCAAGACGAATTAGTTGGCGCTTTATTAATTTTGCAAGAGTTGGGGGAATACGAACTTGTATTGAAACTAGGTCGTCCGTACCTGGTAAATAAAAATGGTGCTACAAGTGCAAGAAAAGGCAATAATTTAGCAGACGAAGAAATACACGAAAGTGCTGAACATCCAGATGTTGTTCTCACTGTTGCCCTTGCTTGTCTAGAATTAGGTCGTGAACAGTGGCAGCAAGGTCACTATGAAAATGCCGCCATATCTCTAGAAACTGGTCAAGAACTGCTAGCACGCGAAGGGTTGTTCTCTAGTGTACAGGCAGAAATTCAGGCGGATCTTTACAAATTGCGACCATATCGAATTTTGGAGTTGCTGGCACTACCTCAAGAAAAGACTGCCGAACGACGCCAAGGCTTGGAATTATTGCAAAATCTTTTAGAAGATCGTGGTGGCATTGATGGCACGAGTAATGATGAATCTGGTTTAAATATAGATGACTTTCTGCGATTTATCCAGCAGTTACGCAACCACTTAACAGTCGCAGAGCAGCACAAGTTATTTGAAGCCCAAAGCAAACGTCCTTCTGCTGTTGCCACTTACTTAGCTGTTTATGCCTTGATAGCACGCGGATTTGCTCAACGTCAACCTGCTTTAATTCGTCAAGCAAGGCAAATGCTCATGCGCCTGGGCAAACGCCAAGATGTACATTTAGAACAGTCGCTATGTGCATTACTCTTGGGACAAACTGAAGAAGCAACTCGTGTTTTAGAACTTAGTCAGGAGTACGAAGCTTTAGCTTTTATTCGGGAAAAATCTCAAGACTCTCCAGATTTGTTACCGGGGCTGTGTCTATATGCAGAACAGTGGTTGCAACACGAAGTATTTCCCCATTTTCGAGATTTAGCAAACCAGCAAGCTTTCCTAAAAGATTACTTTGCTAACCAACAGGTGCAAGCTTATTTAGAAGCACTGCCAACTGATGCAGAAACAACTAATGAATGGGCTGTAATTAACCCCCAGTATTTTCCCCAGCCCCAGAGAAATAATCCCCATTTCCCCAACAATTCAACTAGGACTTCAGGGCAATTTAATCACAGCAGAACACCTGACCCAGATTTGCCAGAAACACCAACAAAACAAACACCCGAATATTCAAATTTATTACCACCCATGTGGAATTCATTTGGGAGTGTAAAATCAGATGTTCCTACTGCCGAACGGATGAGCAGAAATACTAATCAGCATTTGAATGGTTCAGCTAAGACTGCTGCACCTGGTCATAACCAAAAGCGTAGAAGGAGAAAACCGACTCCATCTGCTAGCCGAGAGCGTGTACCAGATAATCGTCCTCAGTCTCGTCGTCCTCGGCGGCGGCGAACTTTTGCTAACACCATAGAAGGGAAAACACGGCTGGTATGGAGAGTGTTTATTTCTTTGGTGAGTATATTAGTTTTCTGGGTGTTAGCTACAACAACTTTTGGATGGTTAAAAAATCTATTTTTTCCGACACCATCTGTACGTGACTCACAGTTGTTTATACAAATAAATCAACCACCAATAGCTATTCCTGATCCAAATAGTAAACCACAAGCACTAGATGGCCCTTTAACAGATGCAACGGCAGAGGAAGTTATTCGGACTTGGCTATCTACTAAAGCCGCAGCTTTAGGACCCAATCATGAGATTAATAATTTAGAGCAGATTTTAACTGGTTCAGCTTTATCTCAATGGCGGCTGATTGCTCAACAGGATAGGTCAGACAACCGCTACCGCAAGTACGACCATAGTCTAAAGGTGGAATCTGTAGAGAAAATTGATTTATTTGCAGATCGTGCCGCAGTGGAAGCTACGGTTAAGGAAGCGACACAGCTATATGAAAATGGTCAGTTTCAAAACTCTTCTAATGATAAATTGCGAGTTCGGTATGATTTGATTCGAGAACGAGGTAAATGGCGTATCCAGAGTATATCTGTTGTCAATTAG
- the dhaL gene encoding dihydroxyacetone kinase subunit DhaL, translating to MVTQAQILQWLQAFATEIEQNKAYLTELDAAIGDADHGINMDRGFKKVSAQLPTLTDKDISNILKAVSMTLISSIGGASGPLYGTWFLRASTAVALKQELTAQDVLGLLQAGLDGVLQRGKAQLGDKTMVDVLYPAVAAFGQAVGESKQTLEAMQQAVAAAQRGLQETIPMQAKKGRASYLGERSIGHQDPGGTSTYLMLKSLLEVLESSREF from the coding sequence ATGGTAACTCAGGCGCAGATATTGCAATGGTTGCAGGCGTTTGCAACCGAGATAGAGCAGAATAAAGCATATTTGACAGAATTAGATGCTGCGATCGGAGATGCTGACCACGGAATCAATATGGATCGCGGCTTCAAAAAGGTAAGCGCTCAGTTACCAACTCTTACAGACAAGGACATCAGCAACATTCTCAAAGCCGTGAGCATGACCTTGATTTCCTCCATTGGCGGTGCCAGTGGCCCTCTTTATGGCACGTGGTTTTTACGAGCCAGTACAGCAGTAGCTCTTAAGCAAGAATTAACAGCACAAGATGTGTTAGGGCTACTCCAAGCAGGCTTAGACGGCGTCCTGCAACGTGGCAAAGCGCAACTAGGAGACAAAACAATGGTGGATGTGCTATATCCGGCTGTGGCGGCTTTTGGGCAGGCTGTAGGGGAAAGTAAGCAGACGCTGGAAGCGATGCAACAAGCTGTAGCAGCTGCCCAAAGGGGGTTGCAGGAAACTATACCAATGCAGGCGAAAAAGGGACGGGCTAGTTATCTGGGGGAGAGGAGTATTGGACATCAAGATCCGGGAGGAACTTCTACTTATTTGATGTTGAAAAGTTTGTTAGAGGTGTTAGAAAGTTCTAGGGAATTTTGA
- the dhaK gene encoding dihydroxyacetone kinase subunit DhaK, whose protein sequence is MKKLINKPEDFVRESLEGMAAAHSDLIKLNYDPTFVYRADASIQGKVAIISGGGSGHEPMHAGFVGKGMLDAACPGEVFTSPTPDQMLEAAKRVDAGSGILYIVKNYSGDVMNFEMATELARGEGIRVLNILIDDDVVVKDSLYTQGRRGVGTTILAEKICGAAAEIGYDLPQIANLCRRVNLNGRSMGIALTSCTVPANGTPTFELGDREIELGIGIHGEPGIERTAIKSVDEITEILTRSLIEDTAYSRTLREWDENKGEWVDIELINLPFAKGDRLLAFVNSMGGTPVSELYIVYRKLAQICEQQGLQIVRNLIGPYITSLEMQGCSITLLKLDDEMIRLWDAPVKTPSWRWGI, encoded by the coding sequence ATGAAAAAGCTGATCAACAAGCCGGAAGACTTTGTGCGGGAAAGTTTAGAAGGTATGGCAGCGGCTCATTCTGATTTAATTAAACTGAACTATGATCCCACTTTTGTCTATCGAGCTGATGCATCTATACAGGGTAAAGTAGCAATTATTTCTGGTGGCGGCAGTGGACATGAACCAATGCACGCTGGCTTCGTGGGCAAAGGAATGCTTGATGCAGCTTGTCCTGGTGAGGTTTTTACTTCACCTACTCCTGACCAAATGCTAGAAGCAGCCAAACGGGTAGATGCAGGCTCTGGTATCCTTTATATCGTCAAGAATTACAGCGGCGATGTGATGAACTTTGAGATGGCAACGGAGTTAGCCCGTGGTGAGGGCATTCGAGTGCTAAATATTTTGATTGATGACGATGTGGTAGTGAAGGATAGCCTCTATACCCAAGGACGCCGGGGTGTGGGAACAACAATACTGGCAGAAAAAATTTGTGGCGCAGCGGCTGAGATTGGGTATGATTTGCCACAAATAGCAAATTTATGTCGCCGAGTAAATCTAAATGGGCGGAGTATGGGAATTGCTCTAACATCTTGTACAGTTCCCGCTAATGGAACGCCGACATTTGAATTGGGCGATCGCGAAATTGAATTAGGTATCGGTATCCACGGTGAGCCAGGAATAGAACGCACAGCCATCAAATCAGTAGACGAAATCACCGAAATCTTAACGCGATCGCTCATTGAGGATACAGCATACAGCCGCACACTACGCGAGTGGGATGAAAACAAGGGAGAATGGGTAGATATAGAACTAATAAATCTCCCATTTGCAAAAGGCGATCGCCTGTTAGCTTTCGTAAATAGCATGGGTGGAACTCCGGTTTCTGAACTGTATATTGTTTACCGCAAACTAGCCCAAATCTGCGAACAGCAAGGATTGCAAATTGTGCGAAACTTGATAGGCCCTTACATCACATCTCTAGAAATGCAAGGTTGTTCGATTACCCTGCTGAAATTAGATGATGAGATGATCCGGCTATGGGATGCACCAGTAAAAACGCCAAGTTGGCGCTGGGGAATTTAA
- a CDS encoding MBL fold metallo-hydrolase, with the protein MAHLNQRRSQNLNGDFYVDTTCIDCDTCRWMTPEVFSRVDEQSAVYHQPTNDAERLAALEALLACPTSSIGTVEKPKDIKVAQQQFPILVAENVYHCGYHSEKSYGAASYLIQLPEGNILVDSPRFTPPLVKRLEEMGGIRYMYLTHKDDVADHQKFAEHFQCDRILHADDITADTRNVEIQLTGFEAFTLTPDLLIIPVPGHTKGQTVLLYKNKFLFTGDHLAWSESLHQLAAFRDFCWYSWSEQTKSMRNLANYSFEWVLPGHGRRFHANRETMHQQMHKCIELMESLN; encoded by the coding sequence ATGGCTCATTTAAATCAACGTCGCTCCCAAAATCTCAACGGCGATTTTTATGTAGATACTACCTGTATTGATTGTGATACCTGTCGCTGGATGACTCCTGAAGTGTTTTCTCGTGTTGATGAACAGTCGGCGGTTTATCATCAACCAACGAATGATGCAGAAAGATTAGCAGCACTTGAAGCACTTTTGGCATGTCCTACTAGCTCTATTGGCACAGTTGAAAAACCAAAAGATATCAAAGTTGCTCAACAACAGTTTCCAATATTAGTAGCGGAGAATGTTTACCACTGCGGCTATCATTCTGAAAAATCTTACGGTGCTGCTAGCTATTTAATTCAACTTCCAGAAGGTAACATCTTGGTGGATTCTCCCCGCTTTACGCCGCCTTTAGTTAAGCGTTTAGAAGAGATGGGTGGAATTCGTTATATGTACCTAACTCATAAGGATGATGTGGCAGATCATCAAAAGTTTGCCGAGCATTTCCAGTGCGATCGCATCCTTCATGCTGATGATATTACTGCGGATACTCGCAATGTGGAAATACAGCTAACTGGTTTTGAAGCATTTACTTTGACTCCAGACTTATTAATTATCCCAGTTCCCGGTCACACCAAAGGACAAACTGTTCTACTCTACAAAAATAAGTTTCTGTTCACTGGCGATCATCTCGCTTGGTCAGAAAGCTTGCACCAACTGGCTGCATTCCGCGATTTCTGCTGGTATTCTTGGTCAGAACAGACTAAATCAATGCGGAACTTGGCTAATTACTCTTTTGAGTGGGTGCTACCAGGTCATGGGCGAAGGTTTCATGCTAATAGGGAAACCATGCACCAGCAGATGCACAAGTGTATTGAGTTGATGGAATCTTTGAATTGA
- a CDS encoding 2-oxoisovalerate dehydrogenase E1 subunit beta — MTEIVFLVEDDPDGGYTARALSESIFTQADDIETLREMIRDAVHCHFPNEHNRPKIIRLHIVRDEVIAS; from the coding sequence ATGACTGAAATTGTATTTCTCGTTGAAGATGATCCAGATGGTGGTTATACAGCTAGAGCTTTAAGCGAGTCAATTTTTACTCAGGCTGACGATATAGAAACACTACGGGAAATGATCCGTGATGCGGTTCACTGCCATTTTCCTAATGAACACAACCGTCCTAAAATCATTCGGTTACACATAGTCCGTGATGAGGTAATAGCTTCTTGA
- a CDS encoding type II toxin-antitoxin system HicA family toxin, which yields MSHQKGSHIRLTTQQNGEHHITVPAHDPIKIGTLNAILRDVAAHAGLTRDELLALLFP from the coding sequence ATTAGTCATCAAAAGGGTAGCCACATTCGGTTAACTACTCAACAGAATGGTGAGCATCATATCACGGTTCCTGCTCATGACCCTATTAAAATTGGTACACTTAACGCCATACTGCGAGATGTTGCTGCTCATGCTGGTTTAACTCGTGACGAATTACTTGCATTGCTTTTTCCATAG
- a CDS encoding helix-turn-helix domain-containing protein — protein sequence MELAALRLEQVAQTSQQITQPRLLRSADIEKICHARDILLRHMHKPPSLRTLARQVGLNDYTLKRGFRQVFGITAYDCLHHYRME from the coding sequence TTGGAACTCGCTGCCCTGCGATTGGAGCAAGTCGCTCAAACAAGCCAGCAAATTACTCAGCCGAGACTTTTACGTTCAGCAGATATTGAGAAAATCTGTCATGCGCGAGACATTTTGCTGCGCCATATGCACAAGCCACCTTCTTTAAGAACTCTAGCTCGACAAGTAGGGCTGAATGATTATACACTCAAGCGCGGCTTTCGGCAAGTATTTGGGATAACTGCTTATGATTGTTTGCACCACTACCGCATGGAGTGA